A part of Vulpes lagopus strain Blue_001 chromosome 4, ASM1834538v1, whole genome shotgun sequence genomic DNA contains:
- the FAM131B gene encoding protein FAM131B isoform X1 — protein sequence MGCIGSRTVGNEVIAVDWKGLKDVDQIHMDSTSSLHGSSLHRPSTEQTRTDFSWDGINLSMEDTTSILPKLKRNSNAYGIGALAKSSFSGISRSMKDHVTKPTAMGQGRVAHMIEWQGWGKAPAIQPQHSHEAVRRDTDAYSDLSDGEKEARFLAGVMEQFAISEATLMAWSSMDGEDMSVNSAQEPLGCNYSDNYQELMESQDALAQAPMDGWPHSYVSQGMYCLGSSDAWEASDQSLIASPATGSYLGPAFDDSQPSLHEMGPSQLASGYSAQEPPPLLGSDTDWAPGVGGVDLARGPAEEEKRPLAPEEEEDAGCRDLESLSPREDPEMSTVLSRKVSDVTSSAVQLRPGQKTARDPGAASPHRENGEPVGFYPGLCCRKHGAGNQGPGQQMAVHGLGRRPLGPCW from the exons ATGGGCTGCATCGGCTCCCGGACCGTGG GGAATGAGGTGATTGCAGTGGACTGGAAGGGCCTGAAGGATGTCGACCAGATCCACATGGACAGCACCAGCTCGCTGCACGGGAGCAGCCTCCACCGGCCCTCCACCGAG CAAACCCGAACTGATTTCTCCTGGGATGGCATCAAT CTCTCCATGGAGGACACCACTTCCATTCTTCCGAAGCTTAAGAGAAACTCTAACGCCTATGGCATCGGGGCCCTGGCCAAGTCATCCTTCTCAG GGATTTCTCGCAGCATGAAGGACCATGTGACGAAGCCCACAGCCATGGGGCAAGGCCGGGTGGCCCACATGAttgagtggcagggctgggggaaggcACCAGCCATTCAGCCGCAACACAGCCATGAGGCGGTGCGCAGAGATACAGACGCCTACTCCGACCTCAGCGATGGCGAGAAGGAGGCACGTTTCCTAGCAG GTGTCATGGAACAGTTTGCCATCTCCGAGGCCACACTCATGGCCTGGTCTTCTATGGATGGTGAGGACATGAGTGTCAACTcggcccaggagcccctgggctgcAACTACAGTGACAACTACCAGGAGCTGATGGAGAGTCAAG ATGCCCTTGCTCAAGCGCCCATGGACGGATGGCCTCACTCTTACGTGTCCCAGGGCATGTACTGTCTGGGGTCATCGGATGCCTGGGAAGCCAGCGACCAGTCCCTCATTGCCTCTCCGGCTACAGGATCCTATCTTGGTCCTGCATTTGATGACTCACAGCCCAGCTTGCACGAAATGGGGCCTTCCCAACTTGCTTCCGGATACTCTGCACAGGAGCCTCCACCTTTGCTGGGGTCAGACACTGACTGGGCTCCGGGGGTGGGTGGAGTGGACCTGGCAAGGGGCCCTGCTGAGGAGGAGAAGAGGCCGTTGGCccctgaggaggaagaggacgCAGGATGCCGGGACCTGGAGTCACTTTCCCCACGAGAAGACCCTGAGATGTCGACTGTTCTCAGCCGGAAGGTGTCTGATGTCACATCCTCAG cagtaCAGCTGAGACCCGGGCAGAAGACCGCGAGGGACCCCGGAGCTGCCAGTCCTCACCGGGAGAACGGGGAGCCTGTGGGATTTTATCCAGGCTTGTGCTGCAGGAAGCACGGGGCCGGGAACCAAGGCCCAGGCCAACAGATGGCTGTGCACGGGCTTGGCCGCAGGCCTCTGGGCCCGTGCTGGTGA
- the FAM131B gene encoding protein FAM131B isoform X2 produces MGCIGSRTVGNEVIAVDWKGLKDVDQIHMDSTSSLHGSSLHRPSTEQTRTDFSWDGINLSMEDTTSILPKLKRNSNAYGIGALAKSSFSGISRSMKDHVTKPTAMGQGRVAHMIEWQGWGKAPAIQPQHSHEAVRRDTDAYSDLSDGEKEARFLAGVMEQFAISEATLMAWSSMDGEDMSVNSAQEPLGCNYSDNYQELMESQDALAQAPMDGWPHSYVSQGMYCLGSSDAWEASDQSLIASPATGSYLGPAFDDSQPSLHEMGPSQLASGYSAQEPPPLLGSDTDWAPGVGGVDLARGPAEEEKRPLAPEEEEDAGCRDLESLSPREDPEMSTVLSRKVSDVTSSVQLRPGQKTARDPGAASPHRENGEPVGFYPGLCCRKHGAGNQGPGQQMAVHGLGRRPLGPCW; encoded by the exons ATGGGCTGCATCGGCTCCCGGACCGTGG GGAATGAGGTGATTGCAGTGGACTGGAAGGGCCTGAAGGATGTCGACCAGATCCACATGGACAGCACCAGCTCGCTGCACGGGAGCAGCCTCCACCGGCCCTCCACCGAG CAAACCCGAACTGATTTCTCCTGGGATGGCATCAAT CTCTCCATGGAGGACACCACTTCCATTCTTCCGAAGCTTAAGAGAAACTCTAACGCCTATGGCATCGGGGCCCTGGCCAAGTCATCCTTCTCAG GGATTTCTCGCAGCATGAAGGACCATGTGACGAAGCCCACAGCCATGGGGCAAGGCCGGGTGGCCCACATGAttgagtggcagggctgggggaaggcACCAGCCATTCAGCCGCAACACAGCCATGAGGCGGTGCGCAGAGATACAGACGCCTACTCCGACCTCAGCGATGGCGAGAAGGAGGCACGTTTCCTAGCAG GTGTCATGGAACAGTTTGCCATCTCCGAGGCCACACTCATGGCCTGGTCTTCTATGGATGGTGAGGACATGAGTGTCAACTcggcccaggagcccctgggctgcAACTACAGTGACAACTACCAGGAGCTGATGGAGAGTCAAG ATGCCCTTGCTCAAGCGCCCATGGACGGATGGCCTCACTCTTACGTGTCCCAGGGCATGTACTGTCTGGGGTCATCGGATGCCTGGGAAGCCAGCGACCAGTCCCTCATTGCCTCTCCGGCTACAGGATCCTATCTTGGTCCTGCATTTGATGACTCACAGCCCAGCTTGCACGAAATGGGGCCTTCCCAACTTGCTTCCGGATACTCTGCACAGGAGCCTCCACCTTTGCTGGGGTCAGACACTGACTGGGCTCCGGGGGTGGGTGGAGTGGACCTGGCAAGGGGCCCTGCTGAGGAGGAGAAGAGGCCGTTGGCccctgaggaggaagaggacgCAGGATGCCGGGACCTGGAGTCACTTTCCCCACGAGAAGACCCTGAGATGTCGACTGTTCTCAGCCGGAAGGTGTCTGATGTCACATCCTCAG taCAGCTGAGACCCGGGCAGAAGACCGCGAGGGACCCCGGAGCTGCCAGTCCTCACCGGGAGAACGGGGAGCCTGTGGGATTTTATCCAGGCTTGTGCTGCAGGAAGCACGGGGCCGGGAACCAAGGCCCAGGCCAACAGATGGCTGTGCACGGGCTTGGCCGCAGGCCTCTGGGCCCGTGCTGGTGA
- the FAM131B gene encoding protein FAM131B isoform X3, giving the protein MGCIGSRTVGNEVIAVDWKGLKDVDQIHMDSTSSLHGSSLHRPSTEQTRTDFSWDGINLSMEDTTSILPKLKRNSNAYGIGALAKSSFSGISRSMKDHVTKPTAMGQGRVAHMIEWQGWGKAPAIQPQHSHEAVRRDTDAYSDLSDGEKEARFLAGVMEQFAISEATLMAWSSMDGEDMSVNSAQEPLGCNYSDNYQELMESQDALAQAPMDGWPHSYVSQGMYCLGSSDAWEASDQSLIASPATGSYLGPAFDDSQPSLHEMGPSQLASGYSAQEPPPLLGSDTDWAPGVGGVDLARGPAEEEKRPLAPEEEEDAGCRDLESLSPREDPEMSTVLSRKVSDVTSSGVQSFDEEEGEANN; this is encoded by the exons ATGGGCTGCATCGGCTCCCGGACCGTGG GGAATGAGGTGATTGCAGTGGACTGGAAGGGCCTGAAGGATGTCGACCAGATCCACATGGACAGCACCAGCTCGCTGCACGGGAGCAGCCTCCACCGGCCCTCCACCGAG CAAACCCGAACTGATTTCTCCTGGGATGGCATCAAT CTCTCCATGGAGGACACCACTTCCATTCTTCCGAAGCTTAAGAGAAACTCTAACGCCTATGGCATCGGGGCCCTGGCCAAGTCATCCTTCTCAG GGATTTCTCGCAGCATGAAGGACCATGTGACGAAGCCCACAGCCATGGGGCAAGGCCGGGTGGCCCACATGAttgagtggcagggctgggggaaggcACCAGCCATTCAGCCGCAACACAGCCATGAGGCGGTGCGCAGAGATACAGACGCCTACTCCGACCTCAGCGATGGCGAGAAGGAGGCACGTTTCCTAGCAG GTGTCATGGAACAGTTTGCCATCTCCGAGGCCACACTCATGGCCTGGTCTTCTATGGATGGTGAGGACATGAGTGTCAACTcggcccaggagcccctgggctgcAACTACAGTGACAACTACCAGGAGCTGATGGAGAGTCAAG ATGCCCTTGCTCAAGCGCCCATGGACGGATGGCCTCACTCTTACGTGTCCCAGGGCATGTACTGTCTGGGGTCATCGGATGCCTGGGAAGCCAGCGACCAGTCCCTCATTGCCTCTCCGGCTACAGGATCCTATCTTGGTCCTGCATTTGATGACTCACAGCCCAGCTTGCACGAAATGGGGCCTTCCCAACTTGCTTCCGGATACTCTGCACAGGAGCCTCCACCTTTGCTGGGGTCAGACACTGACTGGGCTCCGGGGGTGGGTGGAGTGGACCTGGCAAGGGGCCCTGCTGAGGAGGAGAAGAGGCCGTTGGCccctgaggaggaagaggacgCAGGATGCCGGGACCTGGAGTCACTTTCCCCACGAGAAGACCCTGAGATGTCGACTGTTCTCAGCCGGAAGGTGTCTGATGTCACATCCTCAGGTGTGCAATCCTTTGATGAGGAGGAGGGTGAGGCTAACAACTAG